The following coding sequences are from one Cervus canadensis isolate Bull #8, Minnesota chromosome 4, ASM1932006v1, whole genome shotgun sequence window:
- the KANK2 gene encoding KN motif and ankyrin repeat domain-containing protein 2 isoform X1: protein MAQVLHVSAPFPGTPGPASPPAFPSKEPEVPYSVETPYGYRLDLDFLKYVDDIEKGHTLRRVAVQRRPRLGSLPRGPGSWWTSTESLCSNASGDSRHSAYSYCGRGFYPQYGALETRGGFNPRVERTLLDARRRLEDQAATPAGLGSLTPSAAGSTSSLVGVGLPPPTPRGSGLSTPVAPSAGHLTHVREQMAGALRKLRQLEEQVKLIPVLQVKLSVLQEEKRQLTVQLKSQKFLGHPAGARGRGELCLDLPEAPEDPVALETRSVGTWVRERDLGVPDGEAALAAKVAVLETQLKKALQELQAAQARQADLQPQAWPPPDSPVRVDTVRVVQGPREVEVVASTAAGAPAQRAQSLEPYGAGLRALATSNGAESPPVFRSHEVMETVSPAPTASTSNVHQVKKISITERSCDGAAGHPQAPAESSLSPPESEGATQAQPEKNTGQVPVHNDTTIKEPIRQAACQESEFEDAGGAGGAQAGVRSIMKQKEEPTDPEAHRRSLQFVGVNGSVSPRYESSSEDSSTAENFSDNESTENEAPEPEERVPSVAEAPQLRPKETVKAKTSREESQLKQESLHTPTAEGASGSSAKDEIRMELSPDLISACLALEKYLENPKALTERELKVAYTTVLQEWLRLACRSDAHPELVRRHLVTFRAMSARLLDYVVNIADSNGNTALHYSVSHANFPVVRQLLDSGVCQVDKQNRAGYSPIMLTALATLKTQDDIQTVLQLFRLGDVNAKASQAGQTALMLAVSHGRVDVVKALLACEADVNVQDDDGSTALMCACEHGHKEITALLLAVPSCDISITDRDGSTALMVALDAGHSEIASMLYSHMNIKCSFAPMSDDESPASSSAEE, encoded by the exons ATGGCCCAGGTGCTGCACGTGTCAGCCCCCTTCCCAG GGACCCCCGGCCCAGCCTCCCCGCCTGCTTTCCCCTCTAAAGAGCCTGAGGTCCCCTACTCGGTGGAGACGCCCTACGGCTACCGCCTAGACCTGGACTTTCTCAAGTACGTGGACGACATCGAGAAGGGCCACACGCTGCGGCGGGTGGCCGTGCAGCGCCGACCCCGCCTGGGCTCCCTGCCCCGCGGGCCCGGCTCCTGGTGGACGTCCACCGAGTCTCTCTGCTCCAATGCCAGTGGGGACAGCCGCCACTCGGCCTACTCCTACTGCGGCCGTGGCTTCTACCCGCAGTATGGCGCCCTGGAGACACGCGGTGGCTTCAACCCACGAGTGGAGCGCACGCTGCTGGATGCCCGTCGCCGCCTGGAGGACCAGGCAGCCACCCCTGCCGGTCTGGGCTCCCTGACCCCCAGCGCGGCCGGCTCAACGAGCTCACTGGTGGGCGTGGGGCTGCCGCCCCCGACACCGCGGGGATCAGGACTGTCCACGCCAGTGGCACCCAGCGCCGGGCACCTGACCCACGTGCGGGAGCAGATGGCGGGGGCCCTGCGGAAGCTGCGGCAGCTGGAAGAGCAGGTGAAACTGATCCCCGTGCTCCAGGTGAAGCTGTCGGTGCTGCAGGAGGAGAAGCGACAACTCACGGTGCAGCTCAAGAGCCAGAAGTTCTTGGGCCATCCCGCAGGAGCCCGGGGCCGTGGCGAGCTCTGCCTGGACCTCCCCGAGGCCCCCGAGGACCCAGTGGCCCTCGAGACCCGGAGCGTGGGCACCTGGGTCCGAGAGCGGGACTTGGGCGTGCCTGATGGGGAGGCAGCCCTGGCCGCTAAGGTGGCCGTGCTGGAGACCCAGCTCAAGAAAGCACTCCAGGAGCTACAGGCAGCTCAAGCCCGGCAGGCCGacctccagccccaggcctggccgCCGCCAGACAGCCCAGTCCGTGTGGACACCGTCCGGGTGGTGCAGGGGCCGagagaggtggaggtggtggccAGCACAGCGGCGGGAGCCCCTGCTCAGCGGGCCCAGAGTCTGGAGCCCTACGGGGCAGGGCTGCGGGCCCTGGCGACATCCAACGGGGCCGAGAGCCCCCCTGTGTTCCGCAGCCACGAGGTGATGGAGACAGTGTCCCCAGCGCCCACTGCATCCACCAGCAACGTCCACCAGGTGAAGAAGATCAGTATCACAGAGCGCAGCTGTGATGGGGCAGCAG GTCACCCACAGGCTCCTGCAGAATCGTCCTTATCGCCCCCGGAGTCTGAGGGGGCCACCCAGGCGCAGCCAGAGAAGAACACAGGCCAGGTGCCTGTCCACAACGACACCACCATCAAGGAGCCCATCAGGCAAGCAGCCTGTCAGGAATCGGAGTTTGAGGATGCTGGGGGTGCAG gaGGGGCCCAGGCAGGCGTGCGGTCCATCATGAAGCAGAAAGAGGAGCCCACAGACCCAGAGGCCCACCGGAGGAGCCTCCAGTTCGTGGGGGTCAACGGCAG CGTCTCCCCCAGGTATGAGTCCTCCTCCGAGGACTCCAGTACTGCAGAGAACTTCTCGGACAATGAGAGCACAGAGAACGAGGCCCCAGAGCCAGAGGAGAGGGTTCCGAGTGTGGCCGAAGCCCCCCAGCTCAGGCCCAAGGAGACGGTGAAGGCCAAGACGAGCCGGGAGGAGTCTCAACTGAAGCAGGAGTCTCTGCACACGCCCACAGCTGAGGGGGCATCAGGATCAAGTGCAAAAGATGAGATCCG GATGGAGCTGAGTCCTGACCTCATCTCAGCCTGCCTGGCCCTGGAGAagtacctggagaaccccaaagCCCTCACTGAGCGGGAGCTG AAAGTGGCCTACACCACGGTGCTGCAGGAGTGGCTGCGCCTGGCCTGCCGCAGCGACGCCCACCCGGAGCTCGTGCGGCGCCACCTGGTCACCTTCCGGGCCATGTCGGCGCGGCTGCTGGACTACGTGGTCAACATCGCCGACAGCAATGGCAACACCGCGCTGCACTACTCCGTGTCCCACGCCAACTTCCCCGTGGTGCGGCAGCTGCTAGACAGTG GTGTCTGCCAGGTGGACAAGCAGAACCGCGCCGGCTACAGCCCCATCATGCTCACCGCCCTGGCCACCCTGAAGACCCAGGATGACATCCAGACCGTCCTACAGCTCTTCCGGCTTGGAGACGTCAATGCCAAAGCCAGCCAG GCGGGGCAGACAGCCCTGATGCTGGCGGTCAGCCACGGGCGGGTGGACGTGGTCAAAGCCCTGCTCGCCTGCGAGGCGGACGTCAACGTCCAAGATGACGACGGCTCCACGGCCCTCATGTGCGCCTGCGAGCACGGCCACAAGGAGATCACGGCGCTGCTGCTGGCCGTGCCCAGCTGCGACATTTCCATCACCGACCGT GATGGGAGCACGGCTCTGATGGTGGCCTTGGATGCGGGACACAGTGAAATTGCGTCCATGCTGTATTCCCACATGAACATCAAGTGCTCG TTTGCCCCGATGTCAGATGATGAGAGTCCTGCGTCATCCTCTGCAGAGGAGTAG
- the KANK2 gene encoding KN motif and ankyrin repeat domain-containing protein 2 isoform X2 — translation MAQVLHVSAPFPGTPGPASPPAFPSKEPEVPYSVETPYGYRLDLDFLKYVDDIEKGHTLRRVAVQRRPRLGSLPRGPGSWWTSTESLCSNASGDSRHSAYSYCGRGFYPQYGALETRGGFNPRVERTLLDARRRLEDQAATPAGLGSLTPSAAGSTSSLVGVGLPPPTPRGSGLSTPVAPSAGHLTHVREQMAGALRKLRQLEEQVKLIPVLQVKLSVLQEEKRQLTVQLKSQKFLGHPAGARGRGELCLDLPEAPEDPVALETRSVGTWVRERDLGVPDGEAALAAKVAVLETQLKKALQELQAAQARQADLQPQAWPPPDSPVRVDTVRVVQGPREVEVVASTAAGAPAQRAQSLEPYGAGLRALATSNGAESPPVFRSHEVMETVSPAPTASTSNVHQVKKISITERSCDGAAGHPQAPAESSLSPPESEGATQAQPEKNTGQVPVHNDTTIKEPIRQAACQESEFEDAGGAGGAQAGVRSIMKQKEEPTDPEAHRRSLQFVGVNGRYESSSEDSSTAENFSDNESTENEAPEPEERVPSVAEAPQLRPKETVKAKTSREESQLKQESLHTPTAEGASGSSAKDEIRMELSPDLISACLALEKYLENPKALTERELKVAYTTVLQEWLRLACRSDAHPELVRRHLVTFRAMSARLLDYVVNIADSNGNTALHYSVSHANFPVVRQLLDSGVCQVDKQNRAGYSPIMLTALATLKTQDDIQTVLQLFRLGDVNAKASQAGQTALMLAVSHGRVDVVKALLACEADVNVQDDDGSTALMCACEHGHKEITALLLAVPSCDISITDRDGSTALMVALDAGHSEIASMLYSHMNIKCSFAPMSDDESPASSSAEE, via the exons ATGGCCCAGGTGCTGCACGTGTCAGCCCCCTTCCCAG GGACCCCCGGCCCAGCCTCCCCGCCTGCTTTCCCCTCTAAAGAGCCTGAGGTCCCCTACTCGGTGGAGACGCCCTACGGCTACCGCCTAGACCTGGACTTTCTCAAGTACGTGGACGACATCGAGAAGGGCCACACGCTGCGGCGGGTGGCCGTGCAGCGCCGACCCCGCCTGGGCTCCCTGCCCCGCGGGCCCGGCTCCTGGTGGACGTCCACCGAGTCTCTCTGCTCCAATGCCAGTGGGGACAGCCGCCACTCGGCCTACTCCTACTGCGGCCGTGGCTTCTACCCGCAGTATGGCGCCCTGGAGACACGCGGTGGCTTCAACCCACGAGTGGAGCGCACGCTGCTGGATGCCCGTCGCCGCCTGGAGGACCAGGCAGCCACCCCTGCCGGTCTGGGCTCCCTGACCCCCAGCGCGGCCGGCTCAACGAGCTCACTGGTGGGCGTGGGGCTGCCGCCCCCGACACCGCGGGGATCAGGACTGTCCACGCCAGTGGCACCCAGCGCCGGGCACCTGACCCACGTGCGGGAGCAGATGGCGGGGGCCCTGCGGAAGCTGCGGCAGCTGGAAGAGCAGGTGAAACTGATCCCCGTGCTCCAGGTGAAGCTGTCGGTGCTGCAGGAGGAGAAGCGACAACTCACGGTGCAGCTCAAGAGCCAGAAGTTCTTGGGCCATCCCGCAGGAGCCCGGGGCCGTGGCGAGCTCTGCCTGGACCTCCCCGAGGCCCCCGAGGACCCAGTGGCCCTCGAGACCCGGAGCGTGGGCACCTGGGTCCGAGAGCGGGACTTGGGCGTGCCTGATGGGGAGGCAGCCCTGGCCGCTAAGGTGGCCGTGCTGGAGACCCAGCTCAAGAAAGCACTCCAGGAGCTACAGGCAGCTCAAGCCCGGCAGGCCGacctccagccccaggcctggccgCCGCCAGACAGCCCAGTCCGTGTGGACACCGTCCGGGTGGTGCAGGGGCCGagagaggtggaggtggtggccAGCACAGCGGCGGGAGCCCCTGCTCAGCGGGCCCAGAGTCTGGAGCCCTACGGGGCAGGGCTGCGGGCCCTGGCGACATCCAACGGGGCCGAGAGCCCCCCTGTGTTCCGCAGCCACGAGGTGATGGAGACAGTGTCCCCAGCGCCCACTGCATCCACCAGCAACGTCCACCAGGTGAAGAAGATCAGTATCACAGAGCGCAGCTGTGATGGGGCAGCAG GTCACCCACAGGCTCCTGCAGAATCGTCCTTATCGCCCCCGGAGTCTGAGGGGGCCACCCAGGCGCAGCCAGAGAAGAACACAGGCCAGGTGCCTGTCCACAACGACACCACCATCAAGGAGCCCATCAGGCAAGCAGCCTGTCAGGAATCGGAGTTTGAGGATGCTGGGGGTGCAG gaGGGGCCCAGGCAGGCGTGCGGTCCATCATGAAGCAGAAAGAGGAGCCCACAGACCCAGAGGCCCACCGGAGGAGCCTCCAGTTCGTGGGGGTCAACGGCAG GTATGAGTCCTCCTCCGAGGACTCCAGTACTGCAGAGAACTTCTCGGACAATGAGAGCACAGAGAACGAGGCCCCAGAGCCAGAGGAGAGGGTTCCGAGTGTGGCCGAAGCCCCCCAGCTCAGGCCCAAGGAGACGGTGAAGGCCAAGACGAGCCGGGAGGAGTCTCAACTGAAGCAGGAGTCTCTGCACACGCCCACAGCTGAGGGGGCATCAGGATCAAGTGCAAAAGATGAGATCCG GATGGAGCTGAGTCCTGACCTCATCTCAGCCTGCCTGGCCCTGGAGAagtacctggagaaccccaaagCCCTCACTGAGCGGGAGCTG AAAGTGGCCTACACCACGGTGCTGCAGGAGTGGCTGCGCCTGGCCTGCCGCAGCGACGCCCACCCGGAGCTCGTGCGGCGCCACCTGGTCACCTTCCGGGCCATGTCGGCGCGGCTGCTGGACTACGTGGTCAACATCGCCGACAGCAATGGCAACACCGCGCTGCACTACTCCGTGTCCCACGCCAACTTCCCCGTGGTGCGGCAGCTGCTAGACAGTG GTGTCTGCCAGGTGGACAAGCAGAACCGCGCCGGCTACAGCCCCATCATGCTCACCGCCCTGGCCACCCTGAAGACCCAGGATGACATCCAGACCGTCCTACAGCTCTTCCGGCTTGGAGACGTCAATGCCAAAGCCAGCCAG GCGGGGCAGACAGCCCTGATGCTGGCGGTCAGCCACGGGCGGGTGGACGTGGTCAAAGCCCTGCTCGCCTGCGAGGCGGACGTCAACGTCCAAGATGACGACGGCTCCACGGCCCTCATGTGCGCCTGCGAGCACGGCCACAAGGAGATCACGGCGCTGCTGCTGGCCGTGCCCAGCTGCGACATTTCCATCACCGACCGT GATGGGAGCACGGCTCTGATGGTGGCCTTGGATGCGGGACACAGTGAAATTGCGTCCATGCTGTATTCCCACATGAACATCAAGTGCTCG TTTGCCCCGATGTCAGATGATGAGAGTCCTGCGTCATCCTCTGCAGAGGAGTAG
- the SPC24 gene encoding kinetochore protein Spc24: MAAFRDMEEVSQGLLSLLGANRAEGQQRRLLGRHEQMVERLLETQDGAEKWLREILTAEKEVAQSLLDAKEQAHQGGVELRQLEAELQRASEEDARLKANLLQLTRELEELKEIEADLDRQEKEVDEDTTVTIPSAVYVAQLYRRISKIEWDYECEPGMIKGIHHGPSVAQPIHLDSTQLSKKFISDYLWNLVDTEW, translated from the exons ATGGCGGCCTTCCGCGACATGGAGGAGGTGAGCCAGGGGCTGCTGAGCCTGCTGGGTGCCAATCGCGCGGAGGGGCAGCAGCGGCGGCTGCTGGGGCGCCACGAGCAGATGGTGGAGCGGCTGCTGGAGACGCAGGACGGCGCCGAGAAGTGGCTGCGAG AGATCCTCACTGCAGAGAAGGAGGTGGCCCAGAGCCTCCTGGATGCGAAGGAGCAGGCACACCAGGGTGGTGTCGAGCTGCGGCAGCTTGAAGCTGAGCTTCAGAGGGCCAGCGAGGAGGACGCCCGTCTGAAGGCCAACCTCCT TCAGCTCACAAGAGAACTGGAGGAGCTCAAGGAGATTGAGGCGGATCTCGACAGACAAGAGAAGGAAGTCGACGAGGACACGACAGTCACCATCCCTTCAGCTGT GTATGTGGCTCAACTTTATCGCCGAATTAGTAAAATCGAGTGGGATTATGAGTGTGAGCCTGGGATGATCAAAGGCA TCCACCACGGCCCCAGCGTTGCCCAGCCCATCCACCTGGACAGCACCCAGCTCTCTAAGAAGTTCATCAGCGACTATCTCTGGAATCTGGTGGACACG